Within the Sporohalobacter salinus genome, the region TTGATCTTCTTTTCCTGATGGAATTGTACCTACATAACATTCTGGTACCACAACATAAGTACTAAAGAATATATCAAACTCTGCTGAATGAACTGGTTGATTCTCTTCTTCTACATCAGCCACATAAACAATCTTTTGACGTAATTTTCCTTCTATTGCTAATTTCTCACCAGTTAAAATCTGACCATCTACCGATTCTCCTACTGGCGTTTCAACTATTTTTGAACTAATTAGCCTTCCTGTAATTAGAACTTGAATTATCTGTTCAATATCTGGCTTTCGCTCTGGAATATTTATTATCTCAGGAACTTTTAGCTGAGTAAAAGCACCTTGGCAATTGTTGGGAAAATCCTGGCATATACCCACAACCTCAATAGAATCATTTCCTAAACATGAACCCGGCATGCTTCTACCTCCTTATTTTTCTAAACTATTAGTTTATCAGTAAAGATTTTATATCAATTGATTATATCTTTTTAGCAACAAATAAAACTATTAAATTCTTAAAGATATCTCGTGGACTCAACATCTCTACAAAGACATCTTCAAAACAAATATCTACTTCATATCGAGTTTCTAAAGGTGTATCCTCTGGAAGTACTATAAAAGTACTGAAAGGAGTTCCTTCAAATTCAGCTGAATGAACTGGTTGGCTACCATTCTCTACATCAGCTACATAAACTACCTTCTGATTGATCTTACCCTCAATAATCAACTTCCTACCAGTCAACTCTTGCCCGCCGGCTGACGGTAGAATATTCCCTTCACTATCAGTTCTTACTGGAGTTTCAATTACCTTAGTTCTAGTAATTTCACCATCAAGAACTACCTTAATAATCTGTTCCATATCTGGCTTTTGCTCAGGAATACTTAATTCTTCTTTAATTGCTATCTGAGTAAAAGTACCATCACTAACATCAATCTGCGATAAATCACAAAGTCCTACCACCTCTATAAAATCAGTCAATGGACACGCCATTTTTTACCTCCTTTTAAACTATTAACATCTA harbors:
- a CDS encoding DUF3794 domain-containing protein — its product is MACPLTDFIEVVGLCDLSQIDVSDGTFTQIAIKEELSIPEQKPDMEQIIKVVLDGEITRTKVIETPVRTDSEGNILPSAGGQELTGRKLIIEGKINQKVVYVADVENGSQPVHSAEFEGTPFSTFIVLPEDTPLETRYEVDICFEDVFVEMLSPRDIFKNLIVLFVAKKI